ATCAGAGAAGGAGCAGGATATGTTGGTGGAGCACATTCTCTTCTGTTCCCTCTCCTGTGGTATGTTTCTAAACATCCTGTTGCAACACCAGTGGTCTGAGAAGTCAGCAGTAAAATCATGTGGCAACCACACCAGTATTGCTAAAGTTAGACAAAAATTTCCACTTTCCATGAGGTGAAAATACAGTCTGCTGTCTGTTTTGAATTAGAAAACTAGTTCCCACCTCTTACTCTGGAACTTCAGAATTATTTGAATCTACTTCTGGCAAATAGGGGTGAAGAAATCACACCACCACGGGTAGTTTTACTTTAATGTGATGTACTGCTTTCAAAATTTCACAgcatctcctttctcttctgaatATGTAAAAGGCAGCTACGTGTTATCTTTCTCAACAAGCTAACAGGAAGAATGTGGTAGATTTTTCATATAAACACTTCCTTTAAATGTTGGTATTACTAAGTTTGACCAGTCACAATTAACATTCCTAATGACAGCTTCAGAATTTTACTAAACTCGTGTCTCTCAAGAAAAGGAGTAACAGCTTAGGAACTATGTTGACTCTTTCAGTACCTTAGCAGGTGACGTCATATTCTGGTATCAGTAGATCAGGAGTTTAACTGCCACATATTCTGATCTTAGTGGGAAAGCATTCCTGTTGTAATTGTGCTGCAATGACCATTAAATTTTGTGTTCCATAATACTCTGAGAGACAAGTTAATGGCACCTGGGGTGTATTACCTCCATTATAGTAAATTATGGGAAATTAATAGGAagtctccctccctccctccttttgGCACTTTTGAAGGTAGTACGAGTAGGTAGGATGGATTTTCATATCATGTTATATTTTATACAAGTATGCTACaacaataatttctgtttatttctaaaGCATTCAGTCACTGAAACACAGTGTGAGGGAAAGATAAGAACAGATCCTTGTATTACTCTGCAGTTGGGCCTGAAGAAGACTATGTGGAAAACCAGATGGACTCAAAAATTGCAAGAAGCAGTAGCAAAAGATTTAAATCAGGTAAGATAACAAGTGCTTTGGGAGGTTGTGCTGCAGATTCCAAGTTGGCATCTCTTTTCAATCTCAATGTATCTTTACCCCATGCACTGACATGACCCTTTATTCAACCTCCGCTTGGATGACATTTCTGCTACCTTCCAGGAAAGGAATTGTTTTTTGTAGCAGCTCCCTCTCTTATTCATTTTGAGAAAAGGATTAGATACTCCCTCTGACCAAGCTTACAAGCATGCTAAACTGAAGCCACTTCATGCTCCTGGccaaacaaagaacaaaactaCCCACAATAAGCAAAAGCAGATGGCTTCAGTGGCAGGAAATGAATGAGCCAGACTGCAGGTAAAATGGTTCTCTGAACACATCGCCGAGGTTTGCACTGACAGGTTCTTTGTTATCTGGGGCCTCCCCACAGGAGGCCAGATGTCTTCTGTTGTGAGAGGAGATAGAGatgctcttccttttcctccccctttaACTTATGGCTGTTTAAGTTACTGCTAATGGAAGCAGAAGCCTGTTTTTCCCTCTTGGTCTCTGATGTTTTTGGAAACAGAGGAGATAGTGAAGGGGTATTCTGATAGGAAAGAAAAGGCCCAGAACTGGCCTTTACCTCCCCATGACCCTCAATTTAAAGAACAGGGAGGTCAGTGCTGCTAATTGCACTTGAGAGGATTAACCACTTGATTGCTTTCATTTAGTGgaacaaaatttttctttcgTCTCAAAGCTGGGGAAATGTATCAGTCATGCTGAGATGCTTTCAGTGTGAGATGGATGACTCGGTTTGGCTTCTTATAGCAACATCAAAACTAAATAGAggttgtaaatatttttatatatatgagAGAAAGGGCAACTACATCTGCTGCTCAGACAGGACAGATTTGCAGCAGAAGTGACAAAAACCTCCTTCCTGCCCCCATAAAAGGTTATCAGAGGAACAGACCATAACGAATTACAGACATTAGGTGTGCCTCTGTCCCTCGGTGTAACAAACCACCCTTGCATTACACTGAGGTTGCACTGGAAGAAAAGCAATCTGAACCCAATTCCTGGACACAGCGTGCCAGatttaaaatcctttctgtaCATTAATTTCATCTGAGAGttgaaactaattttcttttggaaaaggtTCTTAATTCCCATTGTTCAAATAAAGTGAGGTACACAAAGCttaaatttggaaataatttttcacctTATGAAACTATTTTCCAAAAGTAACAAAGAACAGCTTATACAAGCTTTTATCTGACCTCTGcttcttaaataaaaaacatgttttcaggGAAATGTGTCTTGGAAGTAACTGCCCCTCTCCCcccagatttttctctctggctcTTGTAAAAGATGAGGTCAGTgggttaattttatttttgtttgcttaaagTGGGTGAAAGTTTCCTTCTCAAGCTATTATACttgtgtcatttaaaaaaaaattgcaacaatCTTTGTTTAAGAAATACAAGAACAGATGGAAATGTCAAAAGACTATCAAAATTCATACCAAAAGAAATAACATTAATCATTTTAAAAGGCCAAAATAACCTCTCAATAGCAGTAAGAAGCAAATAAGTAGGCAGTGTTGTTCCAATAGCACTGAGACAAGACTGCTGATTTTTCTCATTGCTTGGCACATTAACTCATATATAGGTAGatataaaaattatctttcttaCTCTGACTTCAAGCCTGTGTTTCCTGTGGTGCTGTTATAGTTCACACACATTTCATGTGCACTCACGTAACATAACCAGCATTTTGTTCTGCAAATGGGGATATGTTTTTGTTGTCCACCGAAATGCATTTTCATATGCACTTTTGCAGAGAAGCATACAAATATGGAATATGATGTAAGACAGTGTATTTGTATCCTGAGTTTGAAGCAATACTAAGATTTCAGTAACTTGAATTAAAAACACAGTACAAACCAGCTGTTGGAGCCTGTATGGATTTCTGTGTAagcataaaaacattttcttgaagTATTTTCCAAGACACTATTCTATACACATTTCTGTAGTTCACCAGGGTGTGTGAGTGCCCTCCTAGAGGGAATGCTACAAGCAATAACAAACACttggatatttattttaaaaataatctattgTAATTTTTCAGTCTGTCACTTTGATAAGATATATTTTGTCTTAAGTAACACATTTCTGAGAATATTCAGGAATATTTATACATCTTATATTGTACCTCTAATGAAACGTTAGGAATGTAATTTTTATCAATGTATGATCTAAAATGGATTCATGTAACTCTGCTCTAATGTTGTAGCTCAGGTCTgtctctgccagcacaggctgtgctggtaTAGCTTGGTAAAACTACATTCACATGTGATGACTCTGACAGCAGCACTACACCTGTGACAAAACTCCCATCAGCACAAAGCTTACTTATACTGTTCTAATGTGCCCCATTactgtgaaaggaaaaacagcagatTCACAGCCTGCCTAATTTAAGGAAGCCTTGTCAGAAATGCTGTGGTCAGAACCACcatcttttatttttggtaCCTACAATATGCCATAGTGACACTTGTTAGGTTAGCAGTCCCCCAAATAATGATATTACATAACAGTAATAAACACTTGACTAAATTTGTTTAGAAGTCTAAAATTATCCAAGAAGTGGAGAATAATCATAACAGTATGTGAATGGTACTACAGAAATCATACACTGTATAACAGTGTTTAAAGAGACCATTTTTTATTACTAGAAGAATTTTCCAGAATCAATCTTGAAAGTATATAATTCATCTTCAGTTAATGTCCTCTTTCATTCTGTATTGCTGCCACTCTCCCTGGAAACTAAACACCATCTGCTCATTTCAGTAAGCCTTTACACCAAGAAGGTGAAATCACTATTGCTGTGCaaaccacaaagaaaacagCTGACCTAAGTATTAGTAACAATGAAAAACCAGCATGCTAATTCCTTCTTACAGTCAAAAGAGATCACTCCTTATGGTAAGAGGGGTCAAGTCCTCCCCtcccatctctggaaatgtGCTCATCACAGTGAGCACATCAGGTCTGCAAGCTGAACTACAGCAGTATTTAGCAAAATGTAACTGCTCTCAAATAAGTAACTCTCATCAGACTGGTTATCTGAGAACTTCTACAACCTCAAGTGTGCAGGATGAGGTCTGCAGCTCCCTTTTGGACGTTATATAGAGTACAAtctatttctaaaaaataaatcccagttATGTTTATGCAGTttataattacaaaaaaaagtaGTGTCATGCACCAACAGACAGTTTACTCTTTTCCTGCATAACACTTGGCATCTTTAATCAATGAATacataaatgaaaagaaaaaaagcagattatCATATTGTCCTTTGTAGCTCTCTTTCAAAATCTCCTGATGATAGTCCACaaggaaataataaattgcTTCTATTGTGGAAAGGTATGTATCTGGTTTTCCCTTCTGATGACGCCAAAAGCAAGTTTTCCTTGTCTTCAACTCAATTTGCAGTAACcctgtaaaggaaaaaagatggaCCTAGATTAGTCAATGTGGATTAGTGGCCAGAATGTCAAAGAAGACTTTGGTTTTGTTATCTGACCTTGCTGCTAGCCTGCTCAGTTCctgcatgaaaataatttatcttccTGTACCTCCATTTTTCATCTGTACAACTGAGGCAATAATTTTATCCTCCTTTTTGGACCACTTTGGAATTTGATGAAGTGCTGTAAGTCCTAGGTTACAGTCTTCATACCTGCAGTTAATTACAGGTTATGCTTCCACACAGCCCTCAGTAAACTGCAGAGTCACTTCACACGGCAAGAGGGAAACCCACACTTACCAAGACTCATAAATGATcgtaaaattattatttcatctTTTGCAAAGTTAGTAATTTTCAAGTGTAAAACAGAATCCCTCAGACTGTTAGTGTTGCTGAAGTGAGAACTTTGCAAGAGCCAGGAACTTTTCATTTATACTTGTTAAGTAACTGAAATCTCACTGAAATTACTCAGGAGTAATTATGACAGTATCTCATAATTAACTTTATTAGATACTAAAAGCATTCCCACTTAAGTCACTGAAATTACTCAGGAGTAATTATGACAGCATCTCATAATTAACTTTATTAGATACTAAAATCATTCCCACTTAACATGAAAGAGGGAATTTGGTGCCTATATGGCACAAGAAGTCTTTTATCTATTTATAGTCTCTATAACTATTCTATTATTCAGATGAATTTTAAACATGCATCTTGGTTTTTATGTTTCCTAGGATACACAAACTGTTCAAAACTGAAACCACTTTAATATGTGTAATACTCTGTCTGATGGGACATTTAACACAGGTAACAGTACAAAAACCAATATGGTCTAAGCATTGCTTGGAAGTTATGAACAGGGAAGTTTCAGTAAGGTCCAAACTCATGTTAGAGCCTACCACTACATGTAGAATTACTACACTTTTAACCTACAAATGGTGTTTAATTCTTTTCAGTGTAATTGCAAGAGGGATTTAGTTGTTTGCTTTGCAGTTGGTAATGTATGGTATTCTGCATTGTAGAAGAAATCTCAAttatagcatttaaaaaaaaaacctgaacaggAGAGACGTTCCCTGAATTTAAATGTTGTTATTGGCATTTCAGAACCAAAATCTCAAAATAGCATAGTCGAATTACTATCTCTAATAATCCTACACATGTGAAACTCAAAATAGCAGTAGGAAACTGCAAGCTTGTTGCCCTGAAGAGTTTTCAACATCTGAATTCTCAGCCCAAACCAAAGTGAAAACTTCCATCAAATCCAGCAATGCTTTCCCCTTAGAAGCAGTAAAGTAAATCTCAGGGATGATTCCTCCAACATAAACTTCCACGCAGTTGTGCTTTGAATACAAACAAAATTCACTGAAAGCAAGACCACAGACACTACTGAGCTTACCACAAATGCAGTTATCAGTTActttcaaacaaaatattttaggacctttcataaaaaaaaaaaatatggaaccAGAGAGGGTTAAGGATAAAAGTTTACTGAGCATGTTTCATCTGCACTGTATGCATACAGCCAAAGGCTATGTTTGCTTACAAATATGCACCATTCATATTAAACCCTGCAATACTAATGTATAagctaataaaatatttggctAATACAAAGCAGTTCAAATTTACAGGAAGAAAACCTAAAGCAATCAGTTTCTTTAACAATCACGGTGATATTGCCAATAAGCTCCATCACTCACATGATAAAGTCATGAACATTAGATTcaactgtttgttttctcatctAGGGATCACTTTTAATGAAGTAATCAATCCTAGACATTACCAACTCTCATCTATTCCTTGTCTTtaactgatttaattttgttttctaaagatATATTAAGCATATTTTCCAAGATACATAAGTAGTTTTTGTCTGAGTTCTCTCAGCTTATTTTAAGACTGATGTACTCATTTGCTTTCCCTTGTAGCACAATTTACTACATTTACTGTCTATATAAATATAGGCTTACAATACACAAggtttttctttacattttcttggcttcattaatgttttcattCACTATTTCTTGTAACTTAATTTTAGTAAGTATGGCAATTACTTTTTATTTGGAATTACGAACACCCCTTTTTGAACTTTAGCAtatgattaatattttttggaTGATGACTTCATTTGCAATtgaactgaaaaatgaaaactgttctCTATTTTTCATGTATGTACAACATAAAAATGTCATCAGTTTATGCCTAGGGAAACTGCCCCATTCATCTTGGAAGTGAAAACTGCAATCTCTAAAAGGGATATTAATGCAATTTATGTTCTTTATGACAAGTACTAAGGAAAGCAATGCACACATGGGCTGTGTGCACTGTTACACCCAATGTGTGGATTGATGAAGTTCTCCCATACTAGAAACTGACAAGACACTATGCCTGACACTATGAAACCTCACAGCAATCCTGCAAGGTGCTCAGGGGGCTGTAAAACAGCTGGAACTGAGATGTTCTAGAAATGAGAGAGTAGCCCACCAAACCAGCATTGTCATGGGGAAACTGGAAAACATTGAAGAGCTCCAAAATAAGACAAATTAAGGCTTTTTGACTAATATATGCATAGGCTTCCACGAAAATTTTCAGCTCCCCTGGCTGCCTGTTACTTTCCTTTAACTCATCCTCTTAAACTAAGTTTCAAATGTCTTACATTAACTTGCAACATGCAATTCCTCTAATCTATACAGTAATACTTCAGTGTAGCTGATAGAGTATGTTTTGTGTTAAACTAAGTACTTATAACAGGATTTTAATTAGTCAATACATCATACTAACATGTGGGATTCTTTAATACACTGACTAGACAGCAAGGCAACATTCATCTTCTATATAAGAAAGTCTGTGAAATTCCTTGTAGAATCCTTGTAGGATAGTGCAAAGCAGTAGCAGTatacatgtatgtgtgtgtatatatatatgtatgtatgtatatcCATATAGCATATAAACTTGACAACCTGCCTCCCAGCTAAGTGCACTTTTTGCactaataaaagtatttttaaactcCTATGCATCTCAAAGGAAATGGAATGCTATTGCTaaattgttttgtcttttgtggttttaattagAATGCTTAAATGTAAACTTCTTGTAAAGAACCTAAGACAAAAACTTTTTGCAGAATTACCagtttctgctttcagagctgGAAGGGTGTGGAGGGCAAGCAGCCATTCCCTTTGCGTCTGAAGTAGTGAGATCATGGAAATGTTCATTATAAACATCAGGAGAAAGAGAACCCAAACCATGACAAACCTGTGCTGAACCTCCTAAAAtccctcattttccttcttgggGTCTGTCTGCCACCAACATGTACATAACTGGTCCCGtgggtccctgtgccccaggcagCCACCTGCAAAGGAAATCTCTCTGGCTTCCTTCAGAGGCCATTCCAACTACTGTACTACTGTCTAACATGACAGCTCCCATCCTCTGAGAGTGAGACAAATAAATGTGAATGCTTTCTTAGTACCAGTATTAtgcttttgcaaaataaattatatgacATGAAATGTAATGGAGTCTTTGGCTCAGGAAGTATTccacagccctggaacaggctgctgaaTCCTTCATACATACTCAGATATGGAGGTACATACAAGCTTACATGTGCTCAGGTCTGTTACAGATATATGTCCCTTAATTATTTCTGCAGCAATAACATTTCAGTATcaacttgtatttttttaccTTGAAGACGTTCATCAGTTATTATCTTGTTAGTTTGATTCCAGGTACTGTcgataaatattattttcttcagtctaGTGCCTTCACGCCTGCTGCTTGAGATGCattcatttggatttttttcttcttcaggttctatttttgcttgtttaagAAGTGGCTCTCTGGAACAGTCATCCTCACTAGCACAGACACCTTTCTTGGTGTACTTTTGGAGATGGAAAGCAATATCTTTTACTGAAACTGAATTGGGGCCAGGAAATATAAGTGCTATctgaatgaagaaaacaaaagagatcCAAGTATCAACAAAATCTAATAAAACAACAGGAATTGTTATATTAAAGAACAGGAGTTTTCTACCCTGTTCATAAACATTTAAGTTAGGACAAGATGGAACAGTAcctcttaaaaatattctactGTCTAATATAGTGTTAAATGCATGTTAA
The sequence above is drawn from the Ficedula albicollis isolate OC2 chromosome 10, FicAlb1.5, whole genome shotgun sequence genome and encodes:
- the DTWD1 gene encoding DTW domain-containing protein 1, which gives rise to MSLNSSTLLNEENTQGAKRNNGCLESLLQTPSSFQDNPLQQLQLASQEVLEKAKKSGRSKCPRCNSSRMFYCYTCFVPVETVPTTEIPIVKLPLKIDIIKHPNETDGKSTAVHAKLLAPDDVTIYKYPCIPEYEEKRHEIALIFPGPNSVSVKDIAFHLQKYTKKGVCASEDDCSREPLLKQAKIEPEEEKNPNECISSSRREGTRLKKIIFIDSTWNQTNKIITDERLQGLLQIELKTRKTCFWRHQKGKPDTYLSTIEAIYYFLVDYHQEILKESYKGQYDNLLFFFSFMYSLIKDAKCYAGKE